From Shewanella psychrophila, a single genomic window includes:
- the torT gene encoding TMAO reductase system periplasmic protein TorT, which yields MLFSLSGNLAHASTKFTPWSLEQRSPFNVKVQQAKTQIYHPLKHAKQAWKICTLVPHLKDAYWIGIDYGLVQHARALNITLELFEAGSYYEKDKQLSQLSYCMNGDYDAILLGTVDPKLLASFHQPLTKPVIALVNRIDNHKVTTRIGVNWYQMGWFAGNFIKQDVNQAKAQQVSVALLTGPEKQGGSDWVEEGIMAALQPASVPNSKNNKITISSIRHADNNRNLYRDQLYHLLKDQTPDYILGSAVAIEAAVGELAIKQARHDSKLSSHSKQEPLPASKIKLVSSYLSPAVLRGLFRGRVAFSSDDSVVLQGKLAIDVVVRELEGAKPFGDIGPAIQGLEGNVLKKHKLENSLAPAEFYPRYRVASEKKL from the coding sequence ATGCTCTTCAGTTTGAGCGGCAATTTAGCCCACGCCAGCACAAAGTTTACACCATGGTCATTAGAGCAGCGTAGCCCCTTCAATGTCAAAGTCCAACAGGCTAAAACACAAATATACCATCCTCTCAAGCACGCCAAACAAGCCTGGAAAATATGTACTCTGGTACCCCATCTCAAAGACGCCTACTGGATAGGCATAGATTATGGTCTGGTGCAGCATGCCAGAGCACTGAATATAACATTAGAACTCTTTGAGGCTGGCAGTTATTACGAAAAAGATAAGCAGCTCAGCCAGCTTTCCTACTGCATGAATGGCGATTATGATGCCATATTGCTCGGCACTGTTGATCCTAAACTTCTCGCCTCTTTTCACCAGCCCCTCACTAAGCCCGTTATCGCTCTGGTTAACAGAATAGACAACCACAAGGTGACGACCCGCATCGGTGTCAACTGGTACCAGATGGGCTGGTTTGCTGGCAATTTTATCAAGCAAGATGTTAATCAGGCTAAAGCTCAACAGGTAAGCGTTGCTTTGTTGACCGGGCCGGAAAAGCAAGGAGGTAGCGACTGGGTCGAGGAAGGGATCATGGCGGCTCTGCAACCAGCATCTGTACCTAACTCGAAAAACAACAAGATCACCATATCCTCCATCCGTCATGCTGATAACAACCGTAACCTCTATCGAGATCAGCTTTACCACCTGCTAAAAGACCAGACACCGGATTATATCTTAGGGAGTGCAGTCGCTATCGAGGCGGCCGTTGGAGAGTTAGCCATCAAGCAGGCGCGCCATGACTCGAAGCTCTCTTCGCACTCAAAGCAAGAGCCTCTGCCAGCTTCTAAAATTAAACTAGTAAGCAGTTATCTGTCCCCCGCCGTACTCAGGGGCCTATTCAGAGGTCGAGTCGCGTTTAGCTCAGATGACTCAGTAGTGCTACAGGGTAAACTCGCAATAGATGTCGTCGTTCGAGAGCTTGAAGGCGCTAAGCCCTTTGGCGATATAGGTCCGGCGATTCAAGGCTTAGAGGGTAATGTGCTAAAGAAGCATAAGCTCGAAAATAGCCTAGCACCAGCAGAGTTTTATCCGAGATATAGGGTAGCGAGTGAAAAGAAGCTATAA
- the torR gene encoding two-component system response regulator TorR, translating into MANSIAHSTPHTVLVVDDEAVIRARLKGYFEKEGYRVLEAEDGEQMWYQFGRQHVDLVMLDINLPGVDGLSLARELRSRSDVGIILVTGRDEAIDKIIGLEMGADDYVTKPFELRELLVRVKNLLWRISLVKKAEQAVIEQLDENDDVIAFDGYILELNSRKLKHGDEIIKLTKAEFELLAAFALHPQQVLSRERLMQNTSHRNQDVNDRTIDVIIRRLRNKLNPELFTTIHGEGYLFSAKVED; encoded by the coding sequence ATGGCTAATTCAATTGCACACTCTACACCTCATACCGTATTAGTTGTCGATGACGAAGCCGTTATCAGAGCCCGTCTTAAAGGATACTTCGAGAAAGAGGGCTACCGTGTACTCGAAGCCGAAGATGGTGAGCAGATGTGGTACCAGTTTGGTCGCCAACACGTAGATCTGGTGATGTTAGATATCAACCTTCCCGGTGTCGATGGGCTAAGTCTGGCGAGAGAGCTACGTAGTCGCTCAGATGTTGGTATTATATTAGTGACGGGTCGTGATGAGGCCATAGATAAGATAATTGGCTTAGAGATGGGCGCCGATGATTACGTGACTAAGCCATTTGAACTGCGTGAGTTGTTAGTCAGGGTCAAGAATCTACTCTGGCGGATATCCCTGGTTAAGAAGGCTGAACAAGCAGTCATAGAGCAGCTTGATGAGAACGATGATGTGATTGCCTTCGATGGATATATTCTTGAACTCAACAGCCGCAAGCTTAAGCATGGTGACGAGATAATCAAACTCACCAAGGCAGAATTTGAACTGTTAGCCGCGTTTGCATTACATCCTCAGCAAGTATTGTCACGTGAACGTCTGATGCAGAATACCAGTCACAGAAACCAAGATGTCAACGACAGAACCATAGATGTGATCATCAGAAGATTGAGAAATAAACTCAATCCTGAATTGTTTACCACTATCCATGGCGAAGGTTATTTGTTCTCGGCGAAAGTAGAAGATTAA
- a CDS encoding dihydroorotate oxidase: MPSPTHTDNFSPSISALPSLKTHIAKLPLDSYLFNASGPRCTTEEELNRLAGSASAAIMTKSCTMLPREGNAEPRFQALPLGSIQSMGLPNLGYEAYLEMLPRLKQARSSRRGKPIVVSVSGFSISDNVTMVQAFQASSADLIEVNFSCPNIEGKPQVGYDFEQTERALEAICQLGSKPIGLKLPPYFDFSHFITMANIIKKFPVSFITCINSVGNTLVIDPETESAIIKPKGGFGGLCGDYIKPIGLANVRAFSQLLPSSIDIIGVGGIKTGTDAFEYLLAGASAVQVATCFEKEGVECFDRIAKELGCIMAAKQYSSIAAVKGKLKMI, translated from the coding sequence ATGCCTAGCCCTACTCATACTGATAATTTTTCGCCATCAATTTCAGCTCTGCCCAGCTTAAAGACCCATATCGCTAAGTTACCACTCGATAGCTATCTTTTTAATGCCTCCGGCCCACGTTGCACTACTGAGGAGGAGTTAAACAGATTAGCGGGCTCAGCCTCGGCAGCCATCATGACTAAGTCTTGTACTATGCTGCCGCGAGAGGGCAATGCCGAGCCGAGATTTCAGGCTTTACCCCTGGGTTCAATACAGTCTATGGGATTACCCAATCTCGGTTATGAAGCCTATCTTGAGATGCTGCCTAGGTTAAAGCAAGCCCGCTCTTCCCGTAGGGGCAAGCCGATAGTAGTGAGTGTGTCAGGTTTTTCAATTAGCGATAATGTGACTATGGTTCAGGCGTTTCAAGCGAGCAGCGCCGATCTTATCGAAGTGAATTTCTCTTGTCCTAATATCGAGGGCAAACCTCAGGTGGGATACGATTTTGAACAGACAGAGCGTGCACTCGAAGCGATATGTCAGTTAGGCAGTAAGCCTATTGGTTTAAAACTGCCTCCATATTTTGATTTTTCTCATTTCATCACCATGGCAAATATCATCAAGAAGTTTCCAGTGAGTTTTATCACCTGTATCAACTCTGTGGGTAATACCTTAGTTATTGACCCAGAAACTGAGAGTGCCATCATCAAACCCAAAGGTGGATTTGGCGGCTTGTGCGGTGATTACATTAAGCCCATAGGTCTGGCTAATGTCAGGGCATTTAGCCAGCTCCTGCCTTCGAGCATAGACATCATAGGAGTCGGCGGAATCAAAACAGGTACCGATGCCTTCGAGTATCTGCTGGCTGGCGCCTCAGCTGTGCAAGTTGCGACTTGTTTCGAGAAGGAAGGGGTTGAGTGTTTCGATAGGATTGCTAAGGAGCTGGGCTGCATAATGGCGGCTAAGCAGTATTCAAGCATAGCGGCCGTCAAGGGCAAGTTGAAAATGATTTAA
- a CDS encoding SHOCT domain-containing protein yields the protein MTTFKFLVPLFLLLTACSSMSPIEKESESESHFKDAVFEGKDFYISEAEILGERYRVFHQASTGFSGTSGIRRSATQRANSFCQKIDLNKMMLTVSEHTASPPYILGNFPRIEIIFVCVDRKNAQTSIASTDKYDRLTKIKYLLDKGVLTQQEFETEKKKILTEK from the coding sequence ATGACAACGTTTAAGTTTTTGGTTCCTCTATTCTTATTGCTAACAGCTTGTTCAAGTATGTCGCCGATAGAAAAAGAAAGTGAAAGTGAGTCACATTTTAAAGATGCTGTATTTGAAGGAAAGGATTTTTATATTTCAGAAGCTGAAATATTAGGGGAGAGGTATCGAGTATTTCATCAAGCGTCAACAGGCTTTAGTGGCACATCAGGAATAAGAAGAAGTGCGACACAAAGAGCTAATAGTTTTTGTCAAAAAATCGATCTTAATAAAATGATGCTAACGGTTTCAGAACATACTGCTTCACCACCATATATTTTAGGGAACTTTCCTCGTATAGAAATCATATTTGTTTGTGTTGATAGAAAAAATGCTCAAACAAGTATAGCTTCTACGGATAAATATGATCGCCTTACTAAAATTAAATATCTTTTAGATAAAGGTGTGTTAACACAGCAAGAATTTGAAACGGAAAAGAAAAAAATACTTACTGAAAAATAA
- a CDS encoding substrate-binding domain-containing protein encodes MIPKEINNPFFVATGEGCRVAAAKLGNVECIFRGSSNIDVRAQDKIISDLIEEGVDGIAVSVSQSEFLASHSIQKAIKRGIPIITYDADFDRETLNKYQNLRLAYVGSNDFELGKALGKQLMLHRPDGGSVIIQSGRPDSPNLKLRVMGVRSALSGKSYILPPGERLTGENGWTEFSEPLYNLGQFDNALRDLKTVLGSYKSRQIDAFIAVGGWPQFIDGYRELVEPYKMSLEKKEIILLIADTAKIQLEYLRENLAHGNIGQNPFEMGKQAIFTLHKIVTKQEYKKEINIPLTYCTPENYSTCVKE; translated from the coding sequence TTGATCCCCAAGGAAATCAATAATCCATTTTTTGTAGCCACAGGCGAAGGCTGCAGAGTGGCAGCGGCCAAACTCGGTAATGTCGAATGCATATTTCGTGGTAGCAGCAACATAGATGTCAGAGCTCAGGATAAAATCATTTCAGATCTGATTGAGGAGGGAGTTGATGGCATTGCAGTTTCTGTATCTCAGTCTGAGTTTCTAGCCAGTCATAGTATCCAAAAAGCGATAAAACGAGGCATCCCCATTATTACCTATGATGCTGACTTTGATCGTGAAACCTTAAACAAATATCAAAATCTACGACTTGCCTACGTGGGTTCAAACGATTTTGAACTCGGTAAAGCCCTGGGCAAGCAGTTAATGCTGCACCGCCCTGATGGCGGCTCGGTAATAATACAAAGTGGACGACCAGACTCACCAAACCTCAAGCTCCGTGTAATGGGAGTACGCTCGGCGCTTTCAGGGAAATCATATATCCTCCCACCCGGTGAACGTTTAACAGGTGAAAATGGTTGGACAGAATTTAGCGAGCCGCTGTATAACCTAGGTCAATTCGATAACGCCTTAAGAGATCTAAAAACGGTCCTAGGCTCATACAAAAGTAGGCAAATAGACGCATTTATCGCCGTTGGCGGCTGGCCTCAGTTTATCGATGGCTACAGGGAGTTGGTGGAGCCATACAAGATGAGTCTCGAAAAAAAGGAGATAATTCTTCTCATAGCCGATACTGCCAAGATACAACTTGAATATCTACGAGAAAACCTTGCCCATGGAAACATAGGACAAAATCCGTTCGAGATGGGTAAACAAGCCATTTTTACCTTGCACAAAATAGTCACCAAGCAGGAGTACAAAAAGGAAATAAACATTCCACTCACCTACTGCACACCAGAAAACTACTCAACCTGTGTTAAGGAGTAG
- a CDS encoding DEAD/DEAH box helicase — MSERANSAANQGFSALSLRSELLQVLIDLGYSQPTPIQIQAIPAILAGEDIMAGAQTGSGKTAAFALPILHKLILHKLCLQEQSDQKLETQSSADKSAIRALVLTPTRELALQVHGSFVKYAKQTQLKSALVYGGVSIDAQAQILASGVDILVATPGRLLDHLRRGSMSLSLLEFLVFDEADRMLDMGFKDEIDAIVKQLPKTRQTLLFSATFDESLYGLSQSLLRDPKLIEVGERNAAAVEIEQRVYAVDSDRKLALVTHLIESGELQQVLIFSRKKVAADKLAANLCKAGISAQAFHGDLSQGAREKVLQGFKDGEVRVLVATDVAARGIDIIDLNYVVNYELPYKAEDYVHRIGRTGRAGNKGVAITLLCREDEHLLEEVEVVLDKRLPQQWLAGFEPDLTKSVDSPRKGGRNAHKQRAKKRVYSSGKSRR, encoded by the coding sequence ATGTCTGAGCGCGCCAACTCTGCTGCTAATCAAGGATTTTCAGCCTTATCCTTAAGATCTGAATTGCTGCAGGTTTTGATTGATTTAGGCTATAGCCAGCCGACACCTATTCAGATCCAAGCGATCCCAGCAATTTTAGCCGGTGAAGATATCATGGCAGGTGCCCAAACAGGCTCGGGAAAAACTGCCGCTTTTGCGCTGCCCATTTTACATAAGCTAATTCTGCATAAGCTCTGTTTACAGGAGCAAAGTGATCAGAAGCTTGAGACGCAAAGTTCTGCAGACAAATCTGCTATTCGCGCTTTAGTGTTAACGCCAACCCGTGAACTTGCCCTTCAGGTCCATGGCAGCTTTGTAAAATACGCTAAGCAGACTCAGCTCAAATCAGCTCTGGTGTATGGCGGTGTCAGTATAGATGCTCAGGCGCAGATCTTAGCGTCCGGGGTCGATATATTAGTGGCAACACCTGGGCGTTTGCTGGATCACTTAAGGCGTGGTTCTATGAGCCTTAGTTTACTTGAGTTTTTGGTATTCGATGAAGCCGACCGTATGTTGGATATGGGCTTTAAAGATGAGATAGACGCCATAGTTAAACAGCTACCTAAGACACGGCAAACCTTGTTGTTTTCAGCCACATTCGATGAATCACTCTATGGTTTAAGCCAATCATTGTTACGTGACCCTAAACTTATTGAGGTGGGCGAGCGAAATGCCGCGGCTGTCGAGATTGAGCAGCGTGTTTATGCCGTCGACAGTGACAGAAAACTCGCCTTAGTTACTCATCTTATCGAGTCTGGTGAGTTACAACAGGTACTTATTTTTAGCCGCAAGAAGGTGGCCGCCGACAAGCTGGCCGCTAACTTATGCAAGGCGGGAATTTCTGCTCAGGCTTTTCATGGCGATCTCTCTCAAGGTGCACGGGAAAAAGTGCTGCAAGGCTTTAAGGATGGTGAGGTTCGCGTGTTGGTGGCAACCGATGTTGCTGCAAGGGGGATCGATATTATCGACCTTAACTATGTGGTCAACTATGAACTGCCTTATAAAGCCGAAGACTATGTTCATCGTATCGGCCGCACGGGCCGTGCCGGTAATAAGGGGGTAGCAATCACCTTACTTTGTCGTGAAGATGAGCATCTGCTAGAAGAGGTTGAAGTCGTGCTCGATAAGCGACTTCCTCAGCAATGGTTAGCAGGCTTTGAGCCTGATCTGACTAAGAGTGTAGATAGCCCAAGAAAAGGGGGGCGAAATGCCCATAAGCAGCGAGCCAAGAAACGCGTTTATTCAAGCGGAAAGTCTAGAAGGTAA
- the torD gene encoding molecular chaperone TorD codes for MENSMSNPAISEDEMNNTDMNKARAMIYRLLSSLFAKEIDHQLLHELTSEQAKAFWTQLASEPSFKRDVDAMVTVLESLSSDKALLELAADYCGLFLVGTKHSASPYASLYLQDESKSAPDTEGTKSGDQPLLFGEQHQMMVQFLKQSQLQVQTSFPEPADHLAVILAYVEHLCLSAGNEEQLSFIESYLNSWLGQFAAKVTLCDSGDFYCALARLTQSWVNSDLTGLREES; via the coding sequence ATGGAAAACAGCATGAGTAACCCGGCAATATCAGAGGATGAGATGAATAATACAGACATGAACAAAGCACGCGCCATGATCTATCGACTGCTGTCCTCTTTGTTTGCTAAAGAGATCGATCATCAACTACTCCATGAACTGACCAGTGAACAAGCTAAGGCATTCTGGACTCAACTCGCCAGTGAGCCAAGCTTTAAGCGGGATGTAGATGCCATGGTTACCGTGCTAGAAAGTTTATCATCAGATAAGGCCTTACTGGAACTCGCTGCCGATTATTGTGGCTTGTTCCTGGTAGGCACCAAACACAGCGCCTCACCTTATGCCAGCCTCTACCTCCAGGATGAAAGCAAGAGTGCTCCAGATACTGAGGGCACTAAGAGTGGCGATCAGCCCTTGTTGTTTGGTGAGCAGCATCAAATGATGGTGCAGTTTCTAAAACAGAGCCAACTGCAGGTACAAACCAGCTTCCCAGAGCCTGCTGATCACTTAGCGGTGATCTTGGCCTATGTTGAGCACTTGTGCTTATCGGCCGGTAATGAGGAACAGCTTAGCTTTATCGAGTCATACCTCAACAGCTGGCTAGGTCAGTTTGCCGCTAAAGTGACTCTGTGTGACAGTGGCGATTTTTACTGCGCATTAGCCCGCTTAACGCAATCTTGGGTCAACTCAGACTTAACAGGATTAAGAGAAGAAAGTTAA
- a CDS encoding GlxA family transcriptional regulator — protein sequence MTKFIHIVIIDYPNALQSAVQGFRELFLLANKVIKDNQLEIQFTVKLIQPDKDLDGMSRHDIVILPPNLDGHYYLSPQPGLLQYLNDAHQKGAILCSACAGAFILAKTGLLDNRVATTHWQLADDFNELFPKVSLEIDCLLVNDGDIISAGGLMSWIDLGLELVALFAKPHIMRTLGKFLIVDTGKREQRYYGSFTPKFNHGNKQILQAQHYIQANYSKTLNVSVLATLACMSERTFLRQFTNATSLKPIQYIQKVRVQKACELLETTPQSFERIALNIGYDDVNSFRKVFIKIIGLSPSAFKARFV from the coding sequence ATGACAAAGTTTATTCATATCGTAATTATCGACTACCCTAATGCCCTGCAAAGTGCAGTACAGGGTTTCAGAGAGCTGTTTTTATTAGCCAATAAGGTCATTAAAGACAATCAGCTTGAAATTCAGTTTACCGTCAAGCTCATTCAACCTGACAAAGACTTAGATGGAATGAGTCGGCATGATATTGTTATTCTCCCGCCGAACTTAGATGGTCATTATTACCTCAGTCCTCAACCAGGTTTATTGCAATACCTCAATGATGCACATCAAAAGGGGGCAATATTATGCTCTGCCTGCGCGGGGGCATTTATACTTGCCAAAACGGGCTTATTAGACAACCGAGTGGCTACAACACACTGGCAATTAGCTGATGACTTTAATGAACTATTTCCCAAAGTATCGCTTGAAATTGACTGTTTGCTTGTCAATGATGGAGATATAATTAGTGCCGGAGGCCTAATGTCATGGATTGATTTAGGGCTAGAATTAGTTGCTCTTTTCGCCAAGCCACACATTATGCGTACACTTGGAAAATTTCTTATCGTTGATACTGGTAAAAGAGAGCAACGTTACTATGGCAGTTTTACGCCAAAATTTAATCACGGCAATAAACAAATATTGCAAGCTCAGCACTACATCCAAGCAAATTACAGTAAAACACTGAATGTTTCCGTGTTAGCAACATTAGCCTGTATGAGTGAGCGAACATTTTTACGTCAATTTACCAATGCTACAAGCTTGAAGCCCATACAGTATATTCAAAAGGTTAGGGTTCAAAAAGCCTGTGAATTACTAGAAACTACTCCTCAGAGCTTTGAGAGAATAGCCCTGAATATTGGTTATGATGACGTAAATAGTTTTCGTAAAGTGTTTATAAAGATTATAGGGTTAAGTCCATCAGCATTTAAAGCTAGATTCGTTTGA
- a CDS encoding ATP-binding protein codes for MVGVYKSKDKLVIRKISIRFYLLIFILFVIGIIGSSLLVNLSYHIDDYVIIDKATTALDKARLNELVYARDGSLLSSDEIKFNMDVLVKSISGKELFEYFNDYPNKEKKFTRALESYKEQFNIFIEHQRMFNEDKKSIILSAKNLTSSLLTLTQYKKDETRKNLIKIDALSSNADTAHNVVRTTADVRIKTQGIMNILRTYAGSDLDKKTMISQTSSIIKILSKTNQEPFLITIDKANNLLSLLLDKSTKTELQVAGVQLIDAVNILDNLQHEMLNAAEHRVFNAEKLMLNEVSSLKEINLLTLDITELRLHEDEFYASMSENTYFNKDILLKHLKHTQEQASLVANKDLGDKETELLIVITRSLNQYRKNFESSINKSIEIAGIKANMRASAITADSYLVDMQNKESQGIKQANQITQNIWWLAGLFFMSLTALLMSVRRSHNEVVDLTQNLNQAITDAERAKEAKSFFLANMSHEIRTPMNAIIGMTALALQNDIDSETSSYIHDANHSAKLLLGIIDDILDFSKIEAEKLTLEEVDFDFRKVINDFETIIRNRAQESSVALRVNIDDKVPQILRGDPLRLYQVLLNLGSNAVKFTHQGCVCLSVSNLSDTSHPTRLGLLIEVQDTGIGMTQEETEHLFQSFTQADSSTSRHFGGTGLGLAITKQLVESMEGNIRIESEKGVGTKFLISVYFKQPISTLLADGLADTTKEAMPDNIAAIRGKNILLAEDNETNQRLIYALFQKKGLNITIVNNGLEAVQILEKKPFDLVLMDCQMPVLDGYHATQRIRSELNLHELPIIALTANIMYEDKQRAFASGMNDVIGKPINFGILLSSMAKYFTKDDISLVQSHDAVLPMSIEIEDVSSKDKLILDLDAGLKITDNDEELYAELLAYFIESYSDLDIASNYNTNSEINSLLHELKGVASNIGATALADLSSKYEIESKSVALNNQQILSLSSLLNQTNREISEYLSPSQA; via the coding sequence ATGGTTGGGGTATATAAAAGTAAGGACAAGCTTGTCATAAGAAAAATATCCATTCGGTTCTACTTATTGATTTTTATATTGTTTGTTATTGGAATCATAGGCTCGAGTTTACTGGTAAACCTTAGTTATCATATCGATGATTACGTTATTATTGACAAGGCGACAACCGCTTTAGATAAGGCAAGGTTAAATGAACTGGTTTACGCCAGAGATGGAAGCTTACTCTCTTCTGATGAAATTAAGTTCAACATGGATGTGTTGGTTAAGAGTATTTCTGGAAAAGAATTGTTTGAATATTTTAATGATTACCCAAATAAAGAAAAAAAATTCACCAGGGCGCTAGAAAGCTATAAAGAACAATTTAACATTTTCATAGAACACCAACGAATGTTCAACGAAGATAAGAAATCAATTATATTATCCGCTAAAAACTTAACATCCAGCTTACTCACATTAACTCAATACAAGAAAGATGAAACAAGAAAAAACCTTATAAAAATAGATGCCTTATCATCGAATGCAGACACTGCACACAATGTGGTAAGAACCACTGCAGACGTTAGAATTAAAACACAAGGGATAATGAATATATTAAGAACTTATGCAGGTAGTGACCTTGATAAAAAAACCATGATTTCTCAAACAAGTTCAATAATTAAAATATTATCTAAAACAAACCAAGAACCATTTTTAATCACAATCGACAAGGCTAACAATTTATTATCCTTGTTATTGGATAAATCAACTAAAACAGAGTTGCAAGTTGCAGGTGTACAACTTATAGATGCCGTAAATATACTAGATAACTTACAACACGAAATGTTAAATGCCGCTGAGCATCGAGTTTTTAATGCAGAAAAATTGATGTTAAATGAAGTCAGTTCGCTAAAGGAGATAAATCTTCTCACTTTAGATATTACCGAATTAAGATTGCATGAAGATGAGTTCTACGCATCTATGAGTGAAAATACTTATTTTAACAAGGACATACTACTAAAGCATCTCAAACATACGCAAGAACAAGCAAGTTTAGTTGCTAACAAAGATCTTGGCGATAAAGAAACTGAATTACTAATCGTAATAACCCGCTCATTGAATCAATATAGGAAAAACTTTGAATCATCTATTAATAAATCAATTGAAATAGCAGGAATAAAAGCTAACATGCGTGCTTCAGCTATCACTGCCGACAGTTACCTGGTTGATATGCAAAATAAAGAATCCCAAGGTATTAAGCAAGCAAATCAGATCACCCAAAATATCTGGTGGCTTGCAGGCCTGTTTTTTATGTCTCTTACTGCGTTATTAATGTCGGTTCGCCGCTCTCATAATGAAGTTGTTGATCTCACCCAAAATTTAAATCAAGCCATCACCGACGCAGAGCGGGCAAAAGAAGCAAAATCATTTTTTCTGGCGAATATGAGCCATGAGATCCGTACCCCCATGAATGCCATTATTGGCATGACAGCCCTAGCACTTCAAAATGATATTGACTCTGAAACAAGTTCTTATATTCATGATGCTAATCACTCCGCCAAACTATTATTAGGGATCATTGATGACATTCTGGACTTTTCTAAAATTGAAGCCGAGAAGTTAACCCTAGAAGAAGTCGATTTTGATTTCAGAAAGGTCATCAATGATTTTGAGACTATTATCCGTAACAGAGCCCAGGAATCAAGTGTGGCCTTAAGAGTTAACATAGATGATAAGGTCCCACAGATTTTAAGGGGAGATCCATTACGTTTGTATCAAGTACTACTCAACCTTGGCAGTAATGCGGTGAAATTTACCCATCAAGGCTGCGTTTGCTTATCAGTAAGTAATTTGAGTGATACAAGCCACCCTACTCGTTTAGGGCTACTTATCGAAGTCCAAGATACAGGTATTGGCATGACCCAAGAGGAAACAGAGCATTTATTCCAGTCTTTCACTCAGGCAGACTCATCCACCTCACGTCACTTTGGTGGAACGGGGCTAGGTTTAGCGATCACCAAACAGTTAGTCGAGTCCATGGAAGGCAATATTCGCATCGAGAGTGAAAAAGGCGTGGGCACTAAATTTCTGATTAGCGTCTATTTTAAACAGCCTATTTCTACACTTCTTGCCGATGGCCTTGCTGATACAACGAAAGAGGCTATGCCTGACAATATCGCCGCTATTCGCGGCAAAAACATCTTACTCGCCGAAGATAATGAAACAAACCAGAGATTGATATACGCATTATTTCAGAAGAAAGGGCTCAATATTACCATTGTAAATAATGGACTTGAGGCAGTTCAAATTTTAGAGAAAAAGCCGTTTGATTTAGTCTTAATGGATTGTCAAATGCCTGTGTTAGATGGTTATCATGCAACCCAAAGGATAAGGAGTGAACTCAACTTACATGAACTACCTATCATCGCCCTCACAGCCAACATCATGTACGAAGACAAACAGAGAGCATTTGCGTCTGGTATGAATGATGTCATAGGAAAACCCATCAATTTCGGAATACTGCTCTCCTCAATGGCTAAGTATTTTACTAAGGATGATATTTCTTTGGTTCAGAGCCATGATGCTGTTCTGCCGATGAGTATCGAAATAGAAGATGTCAGCAGCAAAGATAAACTTATCTTAGATTTGGATGCAGGATTAAAGATAACAGATAACGATGAAGAGCTATATGCAGAACTGCTGGCCTATTTTATTGAAAGCTATTCTGACTTAGATATAGCCTCTAATTATAACACTAACAGTGAAATTAATAGCTTACTACATGAACTAAAAGGTGTTGCATCCAACATAGGAGCAACGGCATTAGCTGACCTTAGTTCAAAATATGAGATTGAATCTAAATCAGTAGCCTTGAATAACCAGCAAATTTTGTCTCTCAGCAGTTTGCTGAACCAAACCAATAGAGAGATTAGCGAGTATTTATCTCCTAGCCAAGCATAA
- a CDS encoding PilZ domain-containing protein — MDEKRKFSRILFATGAQLTQADKAWTTKILDLSLNGALVDEPDSFTVDSSPIILSFTLQGSDIEVQMETRLIHQKSGHLGLRCEHIDVDSISHLRRMIELNTGDSSMLNRELELFIAEHESS; from the coding sequence ATGGATGAGAAACGTAAATTTTCAAGGATCTTATTTGCCACAGGTGCTCAGCTGACTCAGGCAGATAAGGCCTGGACGACCAAGATTCTCGATCTTAGTCTCAATGGTGCACTCGTTGATGAACCCGACTCCTTTACTGTAGATAGTTCGCCCATCATTCTCAGCTTCACGCTTCAGGGATCGGATATCGAGGTACAGATGGAAACCCGCCTTATCCATCAAAAGTCTGGCCATCTCGGCCTCAGGTGTGAGCATATTGATGTGGATAGCATCAGTCACCTTCGCCGCATGATAGAACTCAATACCGGTGATTCATCTATGCTAAATCGTGAACTTGAGCTATTTATTGCAGAACATGAAAGCTCCTAA